One window from the genome of Acinetobacter sp. LoGeW2-3 encodes:
- a CDS encoding ribbon-helix-helix domain-containing protein has translation MSTSNSPQNRPRAKKITGGRVRCIVYLPKDEVESIDQIADSTDTSRSSIIAQAYYAGKQTSEKNKE, from the coding sequence ATGAGTACATCAAATTCACCTCAAAATCGACCGAGAGCTAAAAAGATCACCGGTGGACGTGTTCGTTGCATCGTTTATTTGCCTAAGGATGAAGTCGAATCAATCGACCAGATTGCCGACAGTACCGACACCAGTCGCTCTAGCATCATTGCCCAGGCGTATTACGCAGGCAAACAAACTTCAGAAAAAAATAAGGAGTAA